The genomic interval GGCACCGTGGCACGCGCTTTCCCTACATCGCCGCCAACCTGATCGACAGCGCCAGCGGCCAGCCGCTGTTCGCCCCCTACCACATCGAGGAGGTGCGCGGACTGAAGATCGCCTTCGTCGGTGCGGTGACCGCGGATTTGCCCTATCTGGTTCCCCGCAGCAGCATGCAAGGGCTGCACACCCTGGACGAGGCCGAGGCGATCAACGCGCAGATTCCCGCGCTCGAGCGGCATGGCGTCGATGCCATCATTGCCGTGGTGCACAGCGGCGGCCGCACGGCCGCGGCCTTCGACCGGCCGGACTGCAACAACCTGAGCGGCGACATCGTCGGGGTGGCCCGGCGACTCGATTCCCGGATCGGACTGCTGATCAGCGCCCATACCCACGAGGGCTATCTCTGCCGGGTCGGCAGCCTGCCGGTGACCCAGGCGGCGTCCTACGGCCGCCTGCTCACCCACCTGACCCTGCGCATCGACCCGGTCAGCCGCCGGGTGCTGGGGGTGGAGGCGCGCAATCTCGTGGTCGATCCGCAGCGCTACCCCGGCAGCGCCGAGGTGACGGCGCTGAAGCAGGCGATCGAGCAGCGCGGCCGGGAAACCCTCGAGCGGCCGATGGCGCGCCTGGGCGCCAAGCGTGTTCCCCGCCGGCCCGATGCCGCCGGCGAATCGCCCATGGGCGACCTCGTCGCCGATGCGCAGCTGGCCGCTACCCGGCACCTGGGCGCCCGGGCGGCACTGACCAACCTGGGCGGCATCCGTGGCGAGCTGGCGCTGGAGCCGGGCCAGAGCCAGGTCAGTTTCGGCCAGCTGGTCACGGCACAGCCGTTCGACAACCATCTGGTCGTGCTGTCCCTGAGCGGCGCCCAATTGCGCGAGCTGCTCGAGCAGCAGTGGCACGACGGCGCGTTCCGCCCGCTGCAGGTATCCGCCTCGCTGAGCTACCGCTGGGACGCCTCCCG from Azotobacter salinestris carries:
- a CDS encoding bifunctional metallophosphatase/5'-nucleotidase; amino-acid sequence: MNRHRPRIQGMPILHSLARSVGLPLALALGGCSLGASPAPAPLEVNLAVINDLHGHVRSGPFSYRLPAGGEITLAAGGIDALSGVLAELRRQDPELLFVAAGDLIGGSPPLSGLWADEPTLEALNLMGLDVSAVGNHELDNGRQELLRQIHGGCASPRPDKACRFDGRHRGTRFPYIAANLIDSASGQPLFAPYHIEEVRGLKIAFVGAVTADLPYLVPRSSMQGLHTLDEAEAINAQIPALERHGVDAIIAVVHSGGRTAAAFDRPDCNNLSGDIVGVARRLDSRIGLLISAHTHEGYLCRVGSLPVTQAASYGRLLTHLTLRIDPVSRRVLGVEARNLVVDPQRYPGSAEVTALKQAIEQRGRETLERPMARLGAKRVPRRPDAAGESPMGDLVADAQLAATRHLGARAALTNLGGIRGELALEPGQSQVSFGQLVTAQPFDNHLVVLSLSGAQLRELLEQQWHDGAFRPLQVSASLSYRWDASRPPGQRVLPGSLRIDGRPVRDQESYRITVNSFLAGGGDHFEVLTRGAERLDTHLRDRQALIDYLQAHDRGGEPAGRSESARRIGRADAAVATGR